The Desulfonatronospira thiodismutans ASO3-1 DNA segment ACCACAGGGGATCGTCGAATTTTAAGCTGCCCCTGGCCTTATGCCCCTTGGCCAGGGCCAGGAAAAAACGGGTTTCGTGTTCCAGGGAGTCTTCCAGGTTTTGCCGCAGCTGCACTTTTTCATCAGAAGTCAGTCCATATACTTCGGCCCTCTTCTTTATGTAGGCCTGCATCCATTCCGGGCTCTTGTAGGTGGCCCTGGCAATGATCTCCGTATCCAGGCCCGAATGCAGGGAATCCTTTCTGGTCCACTCATTGGTGGTCTGCACGTAAGGATCGCCCAGGTCCGGCCATAAAAACTCCGCTGCCTTATGTCCACGGCAGCCGGCCAGCAGCAAAGCCAGGACCAGAAAAATGGTTATCTTGCCCCATGGTGGCATTTAACCCCCTTTTGCTGCTCTAAGCAGACTCTGGCGAGTAAATATGCACTTGATGTCAAAACCGGCCCGGACTATGTTTTCCGCACCGCCCTCTTCACGGTCCAGAACGCAGAGTATGGGACCGATTGCCAGACCGGCATCACGGACTCTCTCGCAGGCGGATAAAAGTGTGCCTCCAGTGGTTATCACATCTTCCAGCATACAGACCCTTTGCCCCGGGCTGAAATTGGCCATACCCTCCAGGAATTGTCCTGTACCATGCCCCTTGGCCTTTTTCCGGACAATAAAACCGGGCAGAGGACGATTATCAAGATAGGACATGACTGTGACAGCGCTCACAAGTGGATCAGCACCCAGGGTCATACCGCCCACCCCTTCCGGATACTTTTCATACGCATAAAGCATATCTAAGAAAATACGCCCCAGTAGAAAAGCGCCTTCTGGATGCAGGGCGGTCTGCTTGCAGTCGAAATAATAATCGCTTTTTTTGCCGGAGGTCAGGGTGAAATTCCCTTCCTGATAAGACTTATTGTAAAGCAGCTCAGCCAGCCTGGACTTTGCGTCAAAATTTTGCACTATTTAAACACCCTCTGAAATACTAAGTCTTCATGCTTGAGATAGTAGCCCATATCAAAGACTGCATCCAGCTCATCCAGTGGAATATGCTTAAGGATCTCCTGGTTCTCCCGGATCCTGTCGGGAAAATATACCTTGTTCTCCCAGCAGTACATGGCATCCTCCTGCACCAGTTCATAGGCCTTTTGCCGCTCCAGACCCTTTTCCACCAGGGCCAGCAGAACTCTCTGGGAAAAGTAAAGCCCCATGGAAAGATCCAGGTTGTACTCCATATTGGCGTCATTTACCTGCAGCTTGTCCAGAAGGTTCGTGAGCCTGGTAAGCATGTAGTGGATAAGGATGGTGGAATCGGGCATGATCACCCTTTCCACAGAGGAATGACTGATATCGCGTTCGTGCCACAGGGCCATGTTTTCCATGGCTGCCAGGGCATTGCTTCGCACCAGCCGGGACAGTCCGGTGAGGTTCTCAGCGGAAATGGGATTCTTCTTGTGCGGCATGGCTGAAGACCCCTTCTGCCCCTTGGAAAAGCCTTCTTCGGCTTCCAGTACTTCGGTGCGCTGCAAGTGTCTGAGCTCCACGCACAGACGCTCAATACCACCTGCCATCAGGGCCAGAGCGGTGAAATACTCAGCATAGCGATCGCGCTGCACTATCTGGGTGGATACAGGGTCCACCTCAAGACCCAGCTTCCGGCAGGCCAGCTCTTCCAGCCGGGGGTCCAGATGGGCATAAGTGCCCACTGCACCGGATATCTTGCCCACCCGGATCTGCTCCAGCGCCCTTTGCCACCTGGCCTCGTGTCTGCGCATTTCAGCATAAAAACCGGCCATTTTCTGCCCGAAACTGATGGGCTCGGCATGAATGCCGTGAGTACGCCCCATCATGAGCCGGCCCTTGTACTCGTGGGATATCCGGTCCAGAGACTGAAGAAGCCCGTCCAGGGCTTTGGCGATTATCTCACCTGCCCTGTAGAGCGAAAGGGCATTGGCAGTATCAACAATATCCGAGGAAGTGCATCCCAGGTGAATATATCTGGCCGAAGGCCCTACCTTTTCTTCCACAGCTGTTAGAAAGGCGATGACATCGTGCCTGGTCCGCTCTTCGATTTCCAGAATGCGGTCCAGGTCAAAGTCGGCCCTGGCACGGATATTTTCCATGTCCTGAGCCGGGATTGCACCCAGTTCATGCCAGGCTTCGCAGATGGCCAGTTCCACTTCCAGCCAGGCCCTGAATCTTTTCTCCTGGGTCCAGAGCTCACCCATTTCCTTTCGGGTATATCTTTCTATCATGGTCAGTTTCCAGGCGGATTTTCAGGGCTGTTTAAGGCCCTGCAGACTTAACCTGTGGAGGTGCAGGAATTGAATCTCAGCTTATAGTTCAAAAAAGGCAGCTTGAAAGCTGCCTTTTAAAAGTTAAGTGTTGGATGTGTCCTGGGATGACGGGGTACTGCTTTCTGAGCTGGTCGAGGCCGAGTTATCGCTCTTGGCTTCGCCGTTTTTGGCGGTGGTTTTGCCGTTGCCGTTGCCGACCTCGCTTTTGCGGTTGCAGTAATCCGTCACATACCAGCCACTGCCTTTAAGCACAAAGGCTGAATTGGAAATAAGTCTTGAAGATGCGCCCCCGCAAATGGGGCAGTTGACCTCACGTTCCTTGAAGTCCTTCTGCCACTCCTCAAAAAGCTGTTGGCATTCGTTGCACCTGTACTCGTAAATAGGCATTTTTTCCTCCTTAGACAGGTTTGAAATATATTTTTCCTGATGTTTTTTTAGTATCTGTCAAGCAGTTGCCTCATAAAAAGATTTGAACAAAACATTGACGCAAAATCCTTCCACAATGCAGAATTCATTTATCGCCAAAAAAAGATTTGTCAAGACTTCCGGTGCCAGCTGACACTTAACCCATCAGGCTTGAGATCCCTGCCTGAAAACATCCAGAACCGGCCAGGCTAGGCCTTGCCAGCGGCCTGGATAGCTTCTTTCTTGCGCTGTTTGAGGCGCTTTTTCTTTCTGCGGCGGCGCCGGTCAATTTCCTTGTGACGTTCAATCTTCTTGTGCCTGCTCATTATTTCAATCCTCCCTTTCAATTTCTAAAAAAATAATTTTAATACATAACATTACGGCATGTCCAGTACTTTGTTGGCCTGAGCCGGAGATTAAATCCCAGCCAGTTCATAGCTCTGTGATCCAAGGCCCAGATCATGTGCATAGTCCAGGGCGTGAGAGCCGTTGGTCTTGGGATGCGCTGCAGTAAACTTGTCCTGGCCCGGTGTTATATCTTTGGGCAAAGCACTGGGATGCAAAGGCTGGGCCTGGTTCACCAGGTCCAGGCAGGCCCTGTCCAGGGCCACCGGATCCAGGGAGGCCAGAACCCCCAGATCCGGGCACAGAGGGGCATCGCTGAATCCCGGACAGTCGCAGTCCGGGGTGACGTTAAAAATATAATTTATATGCACGCACCTGTCTTTTTTCCGGGAAAGTACAGCAGCAGAGTACTCCATCATGCGCTCCAGGAAGGCATTGCCTTCTGTCTCCCAGTTGATCTGCAGGGCCCCTGTTTTGCACACCAGAATGCAGGCAGCGCAACCCACGCATTTTTCCGGGTCCATGCGCACTTTCTCGTCAACAAGAGTCAGAGCCCCGGATGCACAGACCTGCATGCACAGGCCGCAGCCCTGGCAATGGGAATCATCCACCTTGGGAGCCAGGCCGGAATGCTGGTGCATTTTGCCCTGCCTGGTGGCGCAGCCCATGGCCAGGTTTTTCAGGGCTCCGCCGAAACCGGAAAGCTCGTGCCCCTTGAAATGGCTGACATTGACCATGAAATCAGCATCCATTATATCGCCTGCCAGGTAAAATTCGGACAGGTGCCTGCCCTCAAAGCTCACCCTTCTCTGGTTGTTGCTCCTGAGCCCGTCGGCAATGATCACCGGGGCTCCCAGCACATTGGGGTCGAAACCGTGCATTGCTGCCTGCATGTGGTGGGATACGGCCTCCCCCCTGTTGCCCACATAAAGGGTGTTGGTATCGGTAAGAAATGGCCTGGCCCCGGTCTTCTTTATAAATTCCACCACGGGCCTGACCCACAGCGGGGAAACAAAGCCGGTGGTGCCTCCCTCCCCGAAATGGATCTTTACCGCAGTGAGCATGCCCGGCTCCAGCATGGAACCCAGGTCGATCTTCTTCAGCAGCTTTTTCAAGCGCAGGTCATAGGGCATCTTGCGCGAGGCCCGCAGGTTCCAGAAATATACTTTGCTCATAAAAATTCTCCTTTGCCCCTTTACTGCCAGAAATAAAAACAGGGAACAACCCCCGGGGCTGCTCCCTGTCAAAACCGATTCGTGTGATCTTTATCGAAGTCGGAGTCGGGATCGGTATCGGCTTCGGAAAAAATAGAAGTGATAATCAAGCGGGTTAAAAACCCAAAACCTTCGATACCGATGCCGATCCCGATACCGACCCCGACAAGAGCCTCATACTGATGTAACTCTTCAGGGGGGGAGATATGCCAATTTGCCTGTCTGCCAGACGGGTAATGCCTTGCTGGGGATCTTTTATTCTTCAAAACCGTGTGTGCGGAGCACCAGTGTGAAGCCTGAAGGCTTCCCGTGCCGGAGAAGATTTTTTGGCACGGGCAACTTCGTTGCTCATCCCAGTGAAACCAGCTACGCTGACCCAGCACTCACTTTTCCATTTGTTTGCTTGTGATGAAACCGAAATTATTAAAGTGAGTGCTGGGTGTTTCACGGGACAGGCGGGCGGCTCTGCCGCTCACGGCTGGGGAGTACGCCTCAAGTCTATTCCCGGTGGGGATTGCTGGCACCCCCTGAATGGTTACATATTGATGAGGGGTTACACCACCTTCTCCCCAAATCCCCCAATTCCTCGATTCCCCAATTCCTGAATACCTCAATCCCATCATCCTTAAACTCAAAACTGATAGCTGAAGCTCATACTCCCGATGTGGGTATGTCCATCCTTGAACCTGCTGTCCAGTATATCTATAGTGCCGTCATCGGTGCTGTCCCTGGCGTCAATACTGCGGTTGGCGAACCACAGGTAGGAATAGGACAGATCCAGGCTGGCCTGGTCCCAGCTGAATCCGATGCCGGAGGTAATAATATGTCTATCGTTGGTAGGAGTCATGTAGTCGGCATACTTGTCCCGGTCAGGGATCTGGTCAAATACATACCCCAGCCTCAGATCTATAAGCTCTGTCAGGTCGTATTCCGCGCCGAACTGAAAACGCCACACATCCTCCCACTTTTTATCAATAGCTCGCTCTTCAAAACCTGGAAAGAGAGGTTCACTGTACTCAATTTTCAGCTCATCATAAGTACTCCACAAGGTATATATGGCGTTGGCTTCCAGGGTCAGCCTTTCCAGGGGCCGATACATTACCCCCAAGCCAAAGGAATCAGGCAATGTGATGTCACCCTCTGCGGAGGTGTTCTGGAAAAAACCTGGAGGAGTACCCGCAGGTCGATCAAACTTTGCATCGCCGGAGACTGTCTGCTTTACCCGGCTTTTGTAGGTCAGGCCCACCGCCCAGGTGTCGCTGGGCTTGTAGTGCAGGGCTGCGTTGGCTCCAAACCCGAAACTGTCTCCGTGGACTTCGGCATCTATATCTGAAAGTCCAAAAGCCTGTCCATTAACAGCTCTTTCCTGCTTGAAATCAAACCACATTACTTCAATCCCGAATGCCATGGACCATGAATCACTGATCTTCAGGGCCAGGTTGGGGTTGAAGGACAGGGACTGTACCCTGTTGTAATATGAATTATATCTGCCGGGCCAGTCATCGGGATATTCAGTCCCCAGTCCGAACCTGGAGTATATGCCCAGACCCAGCCAGGCCTGGTCTGTCAGTTGATGGGTCAAAAATGCATGCGGCGGAATCCAGTAATTGCTCTCTATACTGGTGGTCTCAGTATTTCCCGTCTCATCAGTGGTCCTTATGTCTCCGCCCGGGGCCACCACAGAAAAACCCAGCTTGGTCCTGGTGCCCTCAAGCTGGGTTATTCCCGCCGGATTATAGGCCACTGCCGAAGCATCGTCCGCTCTGCCGATCATGGTGCCCCCCAGCGCCGTTCCCCTGGCCCCCCACTCATAAAGGGCAAAGCCGGCTGCGTGGACACTTCCCCCGTACCCGAAACACATGAACAAAAACAGCACAACAACTCTTTTCCAGTTCATTTCCCCTCCAAGTCAGTTTCACGGATTTTATGCCATTTTTCAACCGCACCCAAAAAACTGACTGCCTAATACCTTCAGGAAAAAAAGGCAATATCTGCATACAATTTTAATTCCAGACATAATCGGAAGGGATAGTCGTCATGCATTAGCACCGGATACCGGCCGGAAGACAACACGCTCTATTCCCAGCGGTTTCCGCGCTTTTTGAGCTCTATGTATTCCAGCCGGCCCTGGTCACTGACAAAGGAACTCAAGGCCCAGCTCACCAGGGCTATAATCAGAGCCCCGCCCATGGCCGACCAGAAACCGTGGATCTCCAGTCCGGAGACGACTCCGGAGACCATCAGCAGAAGTACAGCGTTGATTACAAAGGTAAAAAGACCGAAGGTGAGGACATTTAACGGCAGGGTCACCAGCAGGAGTATGGGACGGAAAAGGGCATTAAGGATACCCAGAAAGGCGGCAGCCACGAAAGCTGAAAAAAATCCGGCCACATGGATTCCGCCCACTATGTAGGCGCAGATTATGACCGCCACTGTCAAAATCAGCCAGCGTATAATAATTCCAGGCATGGGATCACCTCTTGGGGCAAGAATTGAAGTTCTGAATTATTGTTTTTGAAGCCTTGCTTTGGATTACTTATGTCAGTGACTTACTCCTGAAACCCTGTCATAAAAAACAAGAACCACGCGCTGCGCGTGGCAGGCCTTAGACAGGATTAACAGGATGGATAGGATAATCAGCCACCGGCCTGATGCCGCTGACTGAATTTACCATCGCCAAAGGCGATTGAAGACCTTTTGGCCTGGCTTCCGCCTGTCCCGTTTAATTGCTCGCAGAGCAAGCCCGAAGGGCATTAAACTGGGAGCCAGGACAAAAATATTTTTCTCTTAATCCATCTCTTAATCCTGTTAATCCTGTCTAAAATACTCTTTTCTTTATTGGGTTGCGGGCATATCCCGCGTTAGCATAGCTCCTATATATGAAAAATATTGTCAAGTTTTTACAAGACCATATCGCGCTTGAGCAGCCGGCCATGTTATAGGGCAGGTTTGGATACATACCCGGCTGCAAAATAATTAAGTAGACATTTTCACGGAATTGGGGGACTATCACAAGTGACAAGACTATTTCCGGGCTTGCCGCAAGACCCGTATACTCCCCTTCTCAAGGGATCTTTGTGCCTGGTGCACAAACAGACCTCAACTGACTACATGAGACTGCGGCAACCAAGCATAACAACCCCACAATCCTGGCCCGGCCTGAATCAGGAGGACTCGCATGCGTGAAAACTGGACCAGTAATTTTTCAGCAGGCCTGCTTATCGGCGTGGCCCTGGTCATCAGCTCCCTGGTTCTTGGAGGGGCTGTCAAAGATTTTAGATCCTACGACAGATACGTAAGCGTACGCGGATTTGCTGAGAGGGAAGTGCCTGCAGACCTGGCCTACTGGCCCATCTCCTTCAGCGCGGCGGGAAACGACTTGCAGAAAATTCAGGAAGAGCTGGACACTTCCGCTGATAAAGTCATGGCTTTTTTAGACAGGCAGGGCCTTGGGGAGGCCGAGGCATCCATCTCATCCCCCAGGATAAACGACCAGCACGCCTTTGGTGCTTCTCCTCAGCACTTGCCGGCCAACAGGTTTACCGCCCAGAGTGTAATAACCGTGCGCACAGGGGATGCAAAAGCGGTCAAGGAAGCCATGTCCGCCGCAGGAGAACTCCTTTCAGAGGGGGTGGTCCTGGTGCACTCTTACGAGTTTCAGCCCAGGTTTGAATTCACAGGCCTGGCGGAAATCAAGCCGGAAATGATAGCCGAGGCCACACGCGATGCCCGAAGCGCAGCCAGGCAGTTCGCCCGGGATTCAGAAAGCAGTGTTGGAGCCATTAGAAGGGCGAGCCAGGGACTGTTCACCATCAACGACCGGGACGATTTCACCCCGGAAATCAAGCGGGTCAGAGTGGTGACCAGCGTGGATTATTTCCTGGAAGACTGACTGCAGGATAAATGATGATATCATTTTGCAGCGATGCCTGTTTTCTTTGACCATAAAGCATGAAAATACCGACATCATGCCTTCGATGTGAACATTTGTCTTCCCTGCTTCCTACCTGGCGATCATGGTCCGCAGTATTTCGGCGCACTTGCTGCTGTTGAAGGCCATGAGGTACAGCTTGTCCACGTAGTGAATCAGCTGGTAGATATCCTTGAATTCCAGATCTGAATTGAAGACTTTCCGGGTAATCTCGTTCTTGTTCCTGAAGACCTTGTCCTTTTGTTCCCTGATCTTGCGCAGGCTTTCCTTGAGTTCTTCGCGGTTCATGCTTTCCATGTGCACTAAGGCTGTAGTCTCCCTAAGGGCCGGCCCCACCATGGCCAGGGTCTTGACCACATCACCCTGTAAAAACAAGAGATCTCGCTGAAACTCCTCCGGGATATTCACCTCGCGCATGCCCAGCCAGTTCAGGGCTTCCTGGGCGGCATCCAGGATATTGTCCTGCACGCTGGTGTAATTGAGAAACTGGATCTTATCCACGGTCATAAAAAGACCTCGCGGCAGGTGATTGCGTATATGCCGGATAATCTTGTCCGCCTGGCTCTCCAGTTCATTTATGCGGCTCTGCAGGGATATAAATTCCGGGCATTTGTCCCCCCCGCCGATATAGCACTCCAGTGCTTCGTTTATAACCTCGATGGATTCATGGATTTTTTCATAGTGATCATGCAATCCTTCCATGGGGGATTTGTTGGACAAAAGTCCGAAAAAATTCATTCTCATGGGGCACCTCGCATTTGGAGTCGATTAAATCTATAAGACAAAAGTCCAGCGCAATGTCTGGAAAATAACAATGCAGGTCAGAGCGGCTATAGGCACCGTCAACACCCAGTAAGCCACGATACGCAAAAGCACAGTCAGGTCGATGGCGCTGAATCCCCGGGCCAGGCCGACTCCTGTAACTCCCCCAACGCAGGCATGGGTGGTGGAAACCGGCATTCCCAGCATGGAGGCCACCAGGACAGCTGTAGCAGAGCCGTAATTAACAGAAAATCCCCGGGTATGGGTCAGGGTGGTTATTCGCGTTCCCACCGTCCGGATGACCCTGGCCCCAAGAAGGGCTATGCCAAGGGCTATGCCAAGCCCCCCCATTACCAGCAGAAAGATTGGGATATCAGCCTGCTCCACAAGCTCCTGCTGCCGGACAATGATATAAATTACAGCCACCGGGCCTACTGCGTTGGCAACATCATTGGCTCCAAGAGAAAGAGAAACATAGGACGAAGTCATGATCTGCAGCTTGCGGAAAATGCCCTCTACATTCTCCACATTTTGCTCCATGTGCCTGGTGATTTTATTAATCAAATATCTGAAAAAAGCCCAGGCCAGGCACGCCAGAGCCACAATCAAAAACACGGCAAACGGCACACCCATATCTATAGCATCATACAGCGGAGTTTTGAAAACAAATGAAAAGCCCAGGATCAAAACGGTCAACCCGATCCATCGGGGGGCCCAGATTCTGGCCTGCTCTAAATAATGCTTCTGATAAAAAATAAACTTTCTGATATGAGTAAATATCAGATACGCCAGGGCACCTGCAAAAATCGGCGAAATGAGCCAGGAAAGAACCACCACCAGTAGAATCGCCCAGTTCACAACCTCCGGACCGCCGGCCACAATTCCAAAACCCAGGACGCTGCCCACAATGGAGTGGGTTGTGGATACCGGCAGAGAAGCCACGCTGGCGATGAACACCCATAAGGCAGCCGCCAGCAGGGCGGAAAACATACCCAGGACCATCAGCTTGGGATCGGCTATATGTTCTGGATTGACCACTCCCCTGGTTATAGTTGCCGTGACATGGGCTCCCAGAAATACAGCCCCGACAAAAGTCAGGGGGGCGGCGATCATCACCGCCTGACGCACGGTCAAAGCCTTGGAACCTACTGCAGTAGCCATGGTATTGGCCAGGTCATTTGCTCCCAGGCTGAAGGCCATGAGCAGTCCGGCCAGCATGGACAGATAAAATATCAGATCGTAAAACTCCAAGCTACACCCCTGTTTCAGTTGGATGCCCGGAAAACAAGACATAAAAAACTTGAGGGCGAAACCGAAAAAAAACGAATTTCGCCCTCAAGTCAACTGTTTTTTGACCTCCAATATCAGAGGCCTCTTGGGATCAATCTTCCAGTGTGGAGGTATCTCCCACGTCCTCGCCCAGTTCCTGAGCCTTGAGCACCCGGCGCATGATCTTGCCGCTGCGGGTCTTGGGCAGGGTGTCCCTGAACTCAATACCCTTGATTACCGCAACAGGTCCAAGCTCGGATCTTACATGGGACTTGAGAGTCTTGATGAGTTCATCCGGATCGTCAACTGTGTATTCAGCACTAAGAGTGACAAAGGCCTTGGCCACTTCGCCCTTGATCTTGTCCGGCACTCCGATGACTGCAGCCTCGGACACGGCCTTGTGAGCCACCAGGGCGCTTTCGATTTCAGCAGAACCCACCCTGTGCCCGGCGATACTGATGACGTCGTCGGAGCGGCCCTGGATCCAGAAATAGCCGTCCTCGTCCTTGCGGGCCACGTCCCCGGCCAGGTAAACTCCGGGGATCTTTTCCCAGTAGGTCTTTTTGTAGCGCTCCGGGTCCTTGTACAGGGTCCGCAGCATGGAGGGCCAGGGCTTCTTGATGATGAGCTGGCCACCCTTGCCCGGAGGCACTGGATTGCCCTCCTCGTCCACCACGTCAGCCTCGATGCCCGGCAGGGGTTTACTGCAGGACCCGGGTTTGAGCAGAGTTATGGGAAAGGGGCTGATCATAACCGAACCGGTCTCAGTCTGCCACCAGGTGTCAATAATGGGACATTCGGCCCGGCCTATATTGTTGTAGTACCACATCCAGGCTTCAGGATTGATGGGCTCGCCTACGCTTCCCAGAAGCCTCAGGGTGGATAGATCGTGCTGCTTGGGATACTGGCTGCCGAAACGCATAAGCATGCGTATCAGGGTGGGCGCGGTGTAAAAAATGGTTACACCGTAGCGGGCTACCATCTGCCAAAGCCGGTCCGCCTGGGGATACAGGGGGTGTCCCTCAAAGAGCATGGTGGTGGTACCGGCCATAAGCGGACCGTATACCACGTAGCTGTGACCGGTGATCCAGCCCATGTCCGCAGTGCACCAGAAAATATCCGTGGGCTTGATGTCGAAAATCCAGTTCAGGGTACGGTGCACCCCTACCATATACCCGCCGTGGGTATGCACGATCCCCTTGGGCTTGCCCGTGGTCCCGGAACTGTAAAGCAAAAAGAGCATGTCCTCGGAGTCCATGACCTCGGTTTCGGATACCGGGCTTTCCTGGCGCACCAGGTCTTCATACCAGATATCGCGCATCTCGGTCATTTCCACTTCCACGCCTGCCCGGTGAACTACCACCACGGTATCCACGGTTTCGCAGCCGCCCACCAGGGCCTTGTCCACCAGGTTCTTGACATTGGCCGGCCGGCCGTTGCGGTAAAATCCGTCGGCAGTAATGACCAGCTTGGCCTCGGCGTCCTGAATGCGCTCGCGCAGGGCCTTGGCGGAAAAGCCGGCAAAGACCATGCTGTGCACCGCTCCAATCTTGGCCACCGCCAGGATGGAAATCATAGTCTCCGGCAATGGCGGCATGTAGAGCACCACCCGGTCGCCCTTCTTGATGCCCAGGGACCGCAGGGCGTTGGCAAAGCGGTTTACAGCCCGGTAGAGCTCATAATAGGTGAACTTCTTGGTATCCCCGGGCTCGCCCTCCCAGATCAAGGCCAGCTTGTTCTTGTTGGCCGTATTGATGTGCCTGTCCAGGGCATTGTAAACAATGTTGCACTTGGCACCGGTAAACCACTTGTAGAACGGGGCCTCGGAATCATCCAGGACCTTGTCCCATTTCTTGAACCAGTCCATCTCCTTGGCTGCATCTTCCCAGTAGTCCAGGTAGTTTTCCTGGCACTGTTTCATCACCGCCGAATATTCCTGCGGATTGATGTTGGCATCGATTACCATCTGGGGCAACGGCCGAAAAATCCTCTCCTCTTGCAGCAAAGAGTCAAGGGCTCCTTTGTCTTCCATAACACTCCTCCTTTAAACTCAGTCCGAATAGTAATCATTAAAAAACGTTCTGGAGTTTTTTCCCGGACCTCCAGACAACCGGTTCATCAGGCGGTTTGCGGCTGATATGCAACTGCTTACGCCGCAAGTTCCGGTGCATGTTTATATCATACAAGAAAAATCGACATAGATTATCGAC contains these protein-coding regions:
- the pyrE gene encoding orotate phosphoribosyltransferase, producing the protein MQNFDAKSRLAELLYNKSYQEGNFTLTSGKKSDYYFDCKQTALHPEGAFLLGRIFLDMLYAYEKYPEGVGGMTLGADPLVSAVTVMSYLDNRPLPGFIVRKKAKGHGTGQFLEGMANFSPGQRVCMLEDVITTGGTLLSACERVRDAGLAIGPILCVLDREEGGAENIVRAGFDIKCIFTRQSLLRAAKGG
- the purB gene encoding adenylosuccinate lyase, translated to MIERYTRKEMGELWTQEKRFRAWLEVELAICEAWHELGAIPAQDMENIRARADFDLDRILEIEERTRHDVIAFLTAVEEKVGPSARYIHLGCTSSDIVDTANALSLYRAGEIIAKALDGLLQSLDRISHEYKGRLMMGRTHGIHAEPISFGQKMAGFYAEMRRHEARWQRALEQIRVGKISGAVGTYAHLDPRLEELACRKLGLEVDPVSTQIVQRDRYAEYFTALALMAGGIERLCVELRHLQRTEVLEAEEGFSKGQKGSSAMPHKKNPISAENLTGLSRLVRSNALAAMENMALWHERDISHSSVERVIMPDSTILIHYMLTRLTNLLDKLQVNDANMEYNLDLSMGLYFSQRVLLALVEKGLERQKAYELVQEDAMYCWENKVYFPDRIRENQEILKHIPLDELDAVFDMGYYLKHEDLVFQRVFK
- a CDS encoding FmdB family zinc ribbon protein, producing the protein MPIYEYRCNECQQLFEEWQKDFKEREVNCPICGGASSRLISNSAFVLKGSGWYVTDYCNRKSEVGNGNGKTTAKNGEAKSDNSASTSSESSTPSSQDTSNT
- a CDS encoding DUF362 domain-containing protein, with the translated sequence MSKVYFWNLRASRKMPYDLRLKKLLKKIDLGSMLEPGMLTAVKIHFGEGGTTGFVSPLWVRPVVEFIKKTGARPFLTDTNTLYVGNRGEAVSHHMQAAMHGFDPNVLGAPVIIADGLRSNNQRRVSFEGRHLSEFYLAGDIMDADFMVNVSHFKGHELSGFGGALKNLAMGCATRQGKMHQHSGLAPKVDDSHCQGCGLCMQVCASGALTLVDEKVRMDPEKCVGCAACILVCKTGALQINWETEGNAFLERMMEYSAAVLSRKKDRCVHINYIFNVTPDCDCPGFSDAPLCPDLGVLASLDPVALDRACLDLVNQAQPLHPSALPKDITPGQDKFTAAHPKTNGSHALDYAHDLGLGSQSYELAGI
- a CDS encoding OmpP1/FadL family transporter → MNWKRVVVLFLFMCFGYGGSVHAAGFALYEWGARGTALGGTMIGRADDASAVAYNPAGITQLEGTRTKLGFSVVAPGGDIRTTDETGNTETTSIESNYWIPPHAFLTHQLTDQAWLGLGIYSRFGLGTEYPDDWPGRYNSYYNRVQSLSFNPNLALKISDSWSMAFGIEVMWFDFKQERAVNGQAFGLSDIDAEVHGDSFGFGANAALHYKPSDTWAVGLTYKSRVKQTVSGDAKFDRPAGTPPGFFQNTSAEGDITLPDSFGLGVMYRPLERLTLEANAIYTLWSTYDELKIEYSEPLFPGFEERAIDKKWEDVWRFQFGAEYDLTELIDLRLGYVFDQIPDRDKYADYMTPTNDRHIITSGIGFSWDQASLDLSYSYLWFANRSIDARDSTDDGTIDILDSRFKDGHTHIGSMSFSYQF
- a CDS encoding phage holin family protein, translating into MPGIIIRWLILTVAVIICAYIVGGIHVAGFFSAFVAAAFLGILNALFRPILLLVTLPLNVLTFGLFTFVINAVLLLMVSGVVSGLEIHGFWSAMGGALIIALVSWALSSFVSDQGRLEYIELKKRGNRWE
- a CDS encoding SIMPL domain-containing protein, whose protein sequence is MRENWTSNFSAGLLIGVALVISSLVLGGAVKDFRSYDRYVSVRGFAEREVPADLAYWPISFSAAGNDLQKIQEELDTSADKVMAFLDRQGLGEAEASISSPRINDQHAFGASPQHLPANRFTAQSVITVRTGDAKAVKEAMSAAGELLSEGVVLVHSYEFQPRFEFTGLAEIKPEMIAEATRDARSAARQFARDSESSVGAIRRASQGLFTINDRDDFTPEIKRVRVVTSVDYFLED
- a CDS encoding DUF47 domain-containing protein, with protein sequence MNFFGLLSNKSPMEGLHDHYEKIHESIEVINEALECYIGGGDKCPEFISLQSRINELESQADKIIRHIRNHLPRGLFMTVDKIQFLNYTSVQDNILDAAQEALNWLGMREVNIPEEFQRDLLFLQGDVVKTLAMVGPALRETTALVHMESMNREELKESLRKIREQKDKVFRNKNEITRKVFNSDLEFKDIYQLIHYVDKLYLMAFNSSKCAEILRTMIAR
- a CDS encoding inorganic phosphate transporter, which gives rise to MEFYDLIFYLSMLAGLLMAFSLGANDLANTMATAVGSKALTVRQAVMIAAPLTFVGAVFLGAHVTATITRGVVNPEHIADPKLMVLGMFSALLAAALWVFIASVASLPVSTTHSIVGSVLGFGIVAGGPEVVNWAILLVVVLSWLISPIFAGALAYLIFTHIRKFIFYQKHYLEQARIWAPRWIGLTVLILGFSFVFKTPLYDAIDMGVPFAVFLIVALACLAWAFFRYLINKITRHMEQNVENVEGIFRKLQIMTSSYVSLSLGANDVANAVGPVAVIYIIVRQQELVEQADIPIFLLVMGGLGIALGIALLGARVIRTVGTRITTLTHTRGFSVNYGSATAVLVASMLGMPVSTTHACVGGVTGVGLARGFSAIDLTVLLRIVAYWVLTVPIAALTCIVIFQTLRWTFVL